AGCTGCCGCACTTTATCCGCGACATGACCTACGACTACGACGGCAACCCGGAACTCGGGCAACTGATCGCCGACGAAGCGGTGAAGCTCGGCGTGCGCGCCAAAGCGCACAACATCCCGAGCCTGAAGCTGGAGTACGGCACGCTGGTGCCGATGCGCTATATGAACGCGGATAAGCACTTCAAAGTGGTCTCCATCTCGGCGTTCTGCACGGTTCATGACTTCGCCGACAGCCGCCGGCTGGGCGAGGCCATCGTCAGCGCCATCGAAAAGTATGACGGCACCGTGGCGGTGCTGGCCAGCGGCTCGCTGTCGCACCGCTTTATCGACGACCAGCGCGCGGAAGAAGGGATGAACAGCTACACCCGCGAATTCGACCGCCAGATGGACGAGCGGGTGGTGAAGTTGTGGCGCGAAGGCCAGTTCAAAGAATTCTGCAGCATGCTGCCGGAGTACGCCGACTACTGCTACGGCGAGGGCAACATGCACGACACGGTGATGCTGCTGGGGATGCTCGGCTGGGACAAATACGACGGCAAGGTGGAGTTTCTCACCGAGCTGTTCGCCAGCTCCGGCACCGGCCAGGTGAACGCCGTTTTCCCGCTACCCGCATAAGGAGCCACCATGCCGCATTTTATTGCTGAATGTACCGACAACATCCGCGAGCAGGCCGACCTGCCGGGGCTGTTCGCCAAAGTGAACGAGGCGCTGGCCGCCACGGGCATTTTCCCCCTCGGCGGCATCCGCAGCCGCGCCCACTGGCTGGATACCTGGCAGATGGCCGACGGCAAGCAGGATTACGCCTTTGTACATATGACGCTGAAGATTGGCGCCGGACGAAGCCTGGAGAGCCGCGAGGCCGTGGGGGAGATGCTGTTTGCGCTGATCAAAGCGCATTTTGCCGACCTCATGGCCGCCCGCTATCTGGCGCTGTCGTTTGAGCTCGACGAGCTGCACCCGACGCTCAATTACAAACAAAACAACGTACACGCGTTGTTTACGTAGTACCGGCACGGTCTGTCCCCTCTCCCACTGGGAGAGGGAGATAAAAACATAAAACAGGATATCGCCATGCTCGACAAACACACCCATACCCTGATCGCTCATCGTCTGCATCAGGCGGAGCAGTCCCGGGAGCAGATCCGCGCGATCTCGCTGGAGTACCCGGCGATCACGATTGAAGACGCCTACGCCGTACAGCGCGAATGGGTGAATCTGAAAATCGCCGAAGGCCGCGTGCTGAAAGGCCACAAGATCGGCCTCACCTCAAAAGCGATGCAGGCCAGCTCGCAGATCAGCGAGCCGGACTACGGTGCGCTGCTGGACGATATGTT
This region of Enterobacter cloacae complex sp. R_G8 genomic DNA includes:
- a CDS encoding 5-carboxymethyl-2-hydroxymuconate Delta-isomerase, coding for MPHFIAECTDNIREQADLPGLFAKVNEALAATGIFPLGGIRSRAHWLDTWQMADGKQDYAFVHMTLKIGAGRSLESREAVGEMLFALIKAHFADLMAARYLALSFELDELHPTLNYKQNNVHALFT
- the hpaD gene encoding 3,4-dihydroxyphenylacetate 2,3-dioxygenase, with amino-acid sequence MGKLALAAKITHVPSMYLSELPGKNHGCRQGAIDGHKEISKRCRELGVDTIIVFDTHWLVNSAYHINCADHFSGVYTSNELPHFIRDMTYDYDGNPELGQLIADEAVKLGVRAKAHNIPSLKLEYGTLVPMRYMNADKHFKVVSISAFCTVHDFADSRRLGEAIVSAIEKYDGTVAVLASGSLSHRFIDDQRAEEGMNSYTREFDRQMDERVVKLWREGQFKEFCSMLPEYADYCYGEGNMHDTVMLLGMLGWDKYDGKVEFLTELFASSGTGQVNAVFPLPA